A stretch of Ranitomeya variabilis isolate aRanVar5 chromosome 3, aRanVar5.hap1, whole genome shotgun sequence DNA encodes these proteins:
- the LOC143817878 gene encoding V-set domain-containing T-cell activation inhibitor 1-like isoform X1: MMVLLYVLLTVMLLLYMADCDYELPKPKHEEILVPRFGNATLPCQFSFIEGTYDLGFSWHREDIVEEIEVEDIYAYIQQNYEFKEPQLVYSFHKDREDFEEQDYNYHGRVKVDTSVISEGDLTMLLSNVDYLDEALYTCKAISPHGKGEVKLKLLIQEEEEPPVQIETIDNVTVARCISAGWYKVPVVKWLNRREDDISENSTMVILEQMQNGNHRVSSTLNGVKSHEIYRCLIRDVKKARRARTFFRKLKGGTEGIWRVLNPPLNLTKRDIEYTEN, translated from the exons ATGATGGTGCTGTTGTATGTCCTGCTCACTGTGATGCTCCTCTTATACATGGCAG ACTGTGACTACGAATTACCCAAACCTAAACATGAAGAGATACTCGTTCCTCGTTTTGGTAATGCCACTCTGCCCTGTCAATTTTCCTTCATTGAGGGCACCTATGACTTGGGCTTCAGCTGGCACCGGGAGGACATTGTTGAAGAGATTGAGGTGGAGGATATCTATGCTTATATCCAGCAAAATTACGAATTCAAGGAACCCCAGCTGGTCTACAGCTTCCACAAGGACAGGGAAGACTTTGAAGAACAGGACTACAATTATCATGGCCGAGTGAAGGTTGACACCTCAGTGATCAGTGAGGGAGACTTGACCATGTTACTGAGTAATGTGGACTATCTGGATGAAGCATTGTACACATGCAAAGCCATCAGCCCCCATGGTAAGGGGGAAGTTAAGCTGAAACTCCTGATACAAG AAGAAGAGGAGCCTCCAGTGCAGATTGAAACTATTGACAACGTGACAGTGGCTCGTTGCATCTCTGCTGGTTGGTACAAGGTTCCCGTTGTGAAATGGCTGAACCGCCGTGAGGATGACATATCTGAGAACTCCACTATGGTGATATTGGAGCAAATGCAGAATGGAAATCACAGGGTCTCCTCAACTTTAAATGGGGTCAAAAGCCACGAGATCTATCGTTGCCTCATCAGGGATGTCAAGAAGGCACGAAGAGCCCGGACATTCTTCAGGAAGCTAA AAGGGGGTACTGAGGGAATATGGAGAGTTTTGAACCCGCCACTCAACCTCACTAAGAGAGACATTGAATATACAGAGAACTGA
- the LOC143817878 gene encoding V-set domain-containing T-cell activation inhibitor 1-like isoform X4, with protein sequence MMVLLYVLLTVMLLLYMADCDYELPKPKHEEILVPRFGNATLPCQFSFIEGTYDLGFSWHREDIVEEIEVEDIYAYIQQNYEFKEPQLVYSFHKDREDFEEQDYNYHGRVKVDTSVISEGDLTMLLSNVDYLDEALYTCKAISPHGKGEVKLKLLIQEEEEPPVQIETIDNVTVARCISAGWYKVPVVKWLNRREDDISENSTMVILEQMQNGNHRVSSTLNGVKSHEIYRCLIRDVKKARRARTFFRKLKKGVLREYGEF encoded by the exons ATGATGGTGCTGTTGTATGTCCTGCTCACTGTGATGCTCCTCTTATACATGGCAG ACTGTGACTACGAATTACCCAAACCTAAACATGAAGAGATACTCGTTCCTCGTTTTGGTAATGCCACTCTGCCCTGTCAATTTTCCTTCATTGAGGGCACCTATGACTTGGGCTTCAGCTGGCACCGGGAGGACATTGTTGAAGAGATTGAGGTGGAGGATATCTATGCTTATATCCAGCAAAATTACGAATTCAAGGAACCCCAGCTGGTCTACAGCTTCCACAAGGACAGGGAAGACTTTGAAGAACAGGACTACAATTATCATGGCCGAGTGAAGGTTGACACCTCAGTGATCAGTGAGGGAGACTTGACCATGTTACTGAGTAATGTGGACTATCTGGATGAAGCATTGTACACATGCAAAGCCATCAGCCCCCATGGTAAGGGGGAAGTTAAGCTGAAACTCCTGATACAAG AAGAAGAGGAGCCTCCAGTGCAGATTGAAACTATTGACAACGTGACAGTGGCTCGTTGCATCTCTGCTGGTTGGTACAAGGTTCCCGTTGTGAAATGGCTGAACCGCCGTGAGGATGACATATCTGAGAACTCCACTATGGTGATATTGGAGCAAATGCAGAATGGAAATCACAGGGTCTCCTCAACTTTAAATGGGGTCAAAAGCCACGAGATCTATCGTTGCCTCATCAGGGATGTCAAGAAGGCACGAAGAGCCCGGACATTCTTCAGGAAGCTAA AGAAGGGGGTACTGAGGGAATATGGAGAGTTTTGA
- the LOC143817878 gene encoding V-set domain-containing T-cell activation inhibitor 1-like isoform X2: MMVLLYVLLTVMLLLYMADCDYELPKPKHEEILVPRFGNATLPCQFSFIEGTYDLGFSWHREDIVEEIEVEDIYAYIQQNYEFKEPQLVYSFHKDREDFEEQDYNYHGRVKVDTSVISEGDLTMLLSNVDYLDEALYTCKAISPHGKGEVKLKLLIQEEEEPPVQIETIDNVTVARCISAGWYKVPVVKWLNRREDDISENSTMVILEQMQNGNHRVSSTLNGVKSHEIYRCLIRDVKKARRARTFFRKLRGTEGIWRVLNPPLNLTKRDIEYTEN, translated from the exons ATGATGGTGCTGTTGTATGTCCTGCTCACTGTGATGCTCCTCTTATACATGGCAG ACTGTGACTACGAATTACCCAAACCTAAACATGAAGAGATACTCGTTCCTCGTTTTGGTAATGCCACTCTGCCCTGTCAATTTTCCTTCATTGAGGGCACCTATGACTTGGGCTTCAGCTGGCACCGGGAGGACATTGTTGAAGAGATTGAGGTGGAGGATATCTATGCTTATATCCAGCAAAATTACGAATTCAAGGAACCCCAGCTGGTCTACAGCTTCCACAAGGACAGGGAAGACTTTGAAGAACAGGACTACAATTATCATGGCCGAGTGAAGGTTGACACCTCAGTGATCAGTGAGGGAGACTTGACCATGTTACTGAGTAATGTGGACTATCTGGATGAAGCATTGTACACATGCAAAGCCATCAGCCCCCATGGTAAGGGGGAAGTTAAGCTGAAACTCCTGATACAAG AAGAAGAGGAGCCTCCAGTGCAGATTGAAACTATTGACAACGTGACAGTGGCTCGTTGCATCTCTGCTGGTTGGTACAAGGTTCCCGTTGTGAAATGGCTGAACCGCCGTGAGGATGACATATCTGAGAACTCCACTATGGTGATATTGGAGCAAATGCAGAATGGAAATCACAGGGTCTCCTCAACTTTAAATGGGGTCAAAAGCCACGAGATCTATCGTTGCCTCATCAGGGATGTCAAGAAGGCACGAAGAGCCCGGACATTCTTCAGGAAGCTAA GGGGTACTGAGGGAATATGGAGAGTTTTGAACCCGCCACTCAACCTCACTAAGAGAGACATTGAATATACAGAGAACTGA
- the LOC143817878 gene encoding butyrophilin-like protein 10 isoform X3 has protein sequence MMVLLYVLLTVMLLLYMADCDYELPKPKHEEILVPRFGNATLPCQFSFIEGTYDLGFSWHREDIVEEIEVEDIYAYIQQNYEFKEPQLVYSFHKDREDFEEQDYNYHGRVKVDTSVISEGDLTMLLSNVDYLDEALYTCKAISPHGKGEVKLKLLIQEEEPPVQIETIDNVTVARCISAGWYKVPVVKWLNRREDDISENSTMVILEQMQNGNHRVSSTLNGVKSHEIYRCLIRDVKKARRARTFFRKLKGGTEGIWRVLNPPLNLTKRDIEYTEN, from the exons ATGATGGTGCTGTTGTATGTCCTGCTCACTGTGATGCTCCTCTTATACATGGCAG ACTGTGACTACGAATTACCCAAACCTAAACATGAAGAGATACTCGTTCCTCGTTTTGGTAATGCCACTCTGCCCTGTCAATTTTCCTTCATTGAGGGCACCTATGACTTGGGCTTCAGCTGGCACCGGGAGGACATTGTTGAAGAGATTGAGGTGGAGGATATCTATGCTTATATCCAGCAAAATTACGAATTCAAGGAACCCCAGCTGGTCTACAGCTTCCACAAGGACAGGGAAGACTTTGAAGAACAGGACTACAATTATCATGGCCGAGTGAAGGTTGACACCTCAGTGATCAGTGAGGGAGACTTGACCATGTTACTGAGTAATGTGGACTATCTGGATGAAGCATTGTACACATGCAAAGCCATCAGCCCCCATGGTAAGGGGGAAGTTAAGCTGAAACTCCTGATACAAG AAGAGGAGCCTCCAGTGCAGATTGAAACTATTGACAACGTGACAGTGGCTCGTTGCATCTCTGCTGGTTGGTACAAGGTTCCCGTTGTGAAATGGCTGAACCGCCGTGAGGATGACATATCTGAGAACTCCACTATGGTGATATTGGAGCAAATGCAGAATGGAAATCACAGGGTCTCCTCAACTTTAAATGGGGTCAAAAGCCACGAGATCTATCGTTGCCTCATCAGGGATGTCAAGAAGGCACGAAGAGCCCGGACATTCTTCAGGAAGCTAA AAGGGGGTACTGAGGGAATATGGAGAGTTTTGAACCCGCCACTCAACCTCACTAAGAGAGACATTGAATATACAGAGAACTGA